In the Haloterrigena turkmenica DSM 5511 genome, TTACGCACGACTTCGCCTCGAGTATGTCTCCATCGCCTCCACCGACGCTCGTCTACGACGACGACTGCGGGGTCTGTACGCGCGCGGCGCGGTTCGTCGATCGCCGCGCGGCCATCGACATCATCGGCTTCTCCGAGCTGACTCCGGAGTTGCGAGACCGGCTCCCCGCAGAGTACGAGCAGTGCGCTCACCTCGTCACCGAGAGGGCCGTCTACTCTTGTGGGGAGGCGATGGAGCGCGCCTACGAACTCACGGGGCTGCCGCCATCGCGTCTGTTACCGCTCTTCCGGAGAATTCCCGGGTACGAGTCCATTCGCGAGGGCGTTTATCGGATCGTCGCCGAGAACCGACCGCTGATCAGCCGGTTGCTCCCGTAGATCCCCCTCGAGAGCAGGGATACCGCGTCAGCCGAGGTCCCGGGCGTTCATAGTATCGGGTATGGCCGTCGGATTCCGTCTCCCTGTTCTTCGAAGAACGCCGCCGGACGGTCGGTCCCGGACACTTCCGGGCGGGTTCGCGGCCTCGAGCGTGCGTATCGCCGATCACGCTGGATGACTTCGAGCGGTTTCAGCGGTGGCGAACCGGCGCTCACTCCTCCCTGAGGAACGTCGTTTCGAACCGGTGGACGCTCTCGTCCGTCCCCGCGATAACGACCTCGTCGCCCGGTTCGAATTCGAAGGTGGCGGGATCGAACTCCGAGATCGTTTCCCCGTCGCGAACGACGACGAGGACGACGATGCCGGTCTCGGATCGGACGTCGGCCTCGACGAGCGTCCGACCCGCCAGCCGACCGACGGGAAGTTTGACGACGTCGATCTGTTTGTCCACCGCTAGCACTGACTCGTCCTCGAAGATCGTCGAGGCCAGCATTCGACCGCTGACCGTCGCCAGAGACTGAACGTA is a window encoding:
- a CDS encoding thiol-disulfide oxidoreductase DCC family protein translates to MSPSPPPTLVYDDDCGVCTRAARFVDRRAAIDIIGFSELTPELRDRLPAEYEQCAHLVTERAVYSCGEAMERAYELTGLPPSRLLPLFRRIPGYESIREGVYRIVAENRPLISRLLP